DNA sequence from the Vicia villosa cultivar HV-30 ecotype Madison, WI linkage group LG3, Vvil1.0, whole genome shotgun sequence genome:
TGGAGAAGGGTTATTTAACTTTGGGGGTGTTATGGGATTGCTTGAGCATCTTTGCAAACaatgatgtgtttttgaatatttgGGTTATGAAAGAATTTGGAAATAAAGAGTCTTGGACTAAATTGTATGGTGTTCCTTACGTGGAAATCCCCGGTGTTGTTCATTACTATACCAAGGTTGTATATATTTCGGAGGATGATCAAGTGCTATTCGATGGTTATGAGTGGAGGAATCTCAATTTGAAGTTGGCTGTTTACAATGCGAAAACAGGTACTTTCGAGATTCCTGAGATTCCAAACCTCAATAGGATTGAGCCAAGAGTCTACACTGAGAGTTTGATATCACCATGTTCTTAATGTCGCGATGAAGATGCTATGTTATGCTATCTCACTTGAAAATGAGATTCAACTTCAACACGagttaatttatatttttgttttcaattatCTACTTGTTTTGATTCCCTGTGACATCACAGATCATTGTAAATTAATGATTGATGGAATACAAGTTGACTAATTGTTGTTCTTCTCACTTGTTTTAGAGTTAAAGTTCTCTTATCGTGAATTGCATTTTAAATAGTTGACAATCATGCATTGTTTTAGATGGTTTGTGGTTTGATTTTTCTATGATTGAACTTACAATTTAGATGTTATATTGTCAGCTAAGTGTTGCTCAAATTTCTTAATATTCGCTTTAAAACTTGCACATTGCATTCTGAACAGGACTAAATGATAGTATAATAAAACTATTTTGAtgtttattttaatattcaaCTTTGGCAGATATGCAGCCTTTTGAATATTGGATTTTTGGTAACTTTTCTCAATGATAGGTGGAACTATTTGTAAGAATTAGTATATCAGATACATATAACTAACCAAGGAATTGGAGGAAACAATGTATAGAACTTTAACATTGAAAACAATGTATTATAGCATTGTCTGTGATTATTTATCTTTGTAGTTATATATTTGAAGTACCTACTACCGATTGTCATTTTAAACTGCCTTAAGCCCGTTCCACATATAGGGAAAGAGTCTAAAGTTGGAAAGGCACAGCCCTTgagattttaaaatttattcgaTCACATCATAGTTGATATATACTTTGGAAAGTGTTCTAGAATGAGTGAAGCTCACTTTTAATTTCTTCCAATTCCAAGACTTATTTGATCAATCATATCAGGAAAAGAAAATTCATTATTCTCCAACATCCTCAACAAAAGTTCTATCTGACAGTTCAGCTTATGGAGCCCAAAAAAAAACAGGTTGTTAATTGTATATGGAAGCATTCTGATGCATCGAGAGTGTGCCTTATCTGTGATGTCGTCAGTCAGCAAGGTGGGAGGGAAGAAGATGGCTCAGGTTCTATAATTTTGCATTTTTAGTAGATTCATTCTACTTTTCAGACATGGAAAATAAGTTTTGTATTTGCTAAAAGTACAATACATGACAACTCCTAATGATTAGGGGCTGTCAAAGGCCTTTAGGACTTTTTGTGAGATTTAGAGTTAGCTCACAAAGGAAGGTGAAAAGCTCTGTATGTGGTATTTGCATAATGGGATTGGATCCTTATCTCAACCCTTAGACtgaggtatttatagaggttTCCCTGGATCTGGGGCAGAGAGAGGTTACCCACTCTCCTTGACCAGGTATGTGAGGAGGAAGGAATACGTGCTTCCTTGGATCGTGGGGGAGGTGTTTATCCTCTTTGACATCCTCTTTGGACCTGTTGTAATGGGACACATCATATCCCGCATCTGTGGAGAAGTGGGTGAAGCCCAATCGGGCAAGTTGATATGTGTATCTAAGCGACTTCAGGGCCCATTTTGGACGGCCTAAGACTTCAAGGAACAGCTCGCCCCCGCCAGTGTATTGGTTTTTAAAACCCCTTTGGTGGACTATCCTCTTTAAGGGCCCTAGTAAATTTATAATGCTAACAAAAATCTTGTATTTCAGTGCTTTATTTGACCTATTTGTGTCACAGGTGGTATTTCAATTTAATCCAGTTGAATCATACAAAACTAGGCAAACATGAAATTGTATATATTACATAGTTCTGCACTCCATCTGAAAGATTATAGCCTCTCATAATTGAGCTTCTCTGACTGCagtaaaaaaagaaaagactCAGTGCTCCCAAAGCAACTAAAATGAAAAGAAACCAAGTGTTTATTTTTAGATTGTAGCAGCCATCAGAACAAGTTAAACATTACCTTGATAAGCATGTATGTAGGAAGCCAAGCTGGAGCTGTTGGGATTCCTACCCATGCAATCTATGAGTTAAGCAAGGGTAAGCTTTTTGTATCAGAATATTACCAACTTAATTGCAAACACTTGACAATTTTACCATAATTGAAACTATATATACTCCTATAGCACACCATTGGTAAGTTACTTACAAGTGCATACTCTCCTGTTTCAAATATTCGCATATCCAGAACCTAGAAATACAAGTTTACCATTTCCAATTAATTAAACGTGCATCATATAAGTGCTTATActataaaatcaatcaattttcTATAATCTTTATGTATTTGTTTACCTCGCCACGGTCTTGATAAATGTAGTCCAATCCTTTGTAATAAGGTGGGTGTCCAACAGAAAGATACTGAAACATGAACCTCGTACATGTTCTGTTAGTATTCCTCACAGTTCAAATAACTACTATAAATGAAACAATGAATAATCATCTTCTTACATTGACGCTATTGAGATATTTCTCCTTGTCCACTCTCACAATCTGACCTTTCTTCACTGTCCACAAATTAACAAAAATGAATCAGAGTCAACAACATTCACTATataacatcaaaattcaaataaatagtgATTGATCGGTCGACTCACTGGAATAAACAGGTTTCTTGGGAAGAGCCTTAGGGGCAGGAGTTGAAGACTGAGACGAGGATGTGGAAGCATCACTCTTAGTCTGTGGCTGTGAACTGCCACCCGGTTCACCGGCTTGAGCTGCACGAATCAACGGGAAAGAACAATGGCCATGTTTCCTTCCCAATGTTTTTGAAAAATGTGAAAGAGAAGGGAAGGAAGTGTAGTAGCAGAGATTCACACAGAAAGCCATGACGAGTGATGCAAAGCCATACAAAATATATAGATAAGAAAATAAGATGATACTCTTTTGTTTTATAGTTAGTGACAAAAATTCATGACACTATAGCATCAGATAGAATTGATGATTAATTAGAATATGCCACATCAGATAAAAAGataggaataataataataaaaataataataataatttgataaaatagcCGTGGAATTGAcgagaaataaaagaaaagagagaaaaaaatagtaaaaataaaaactcATGCTATGAATCTCTCTTCTCTCAGTTTTACCGCTCAGCATCGTGTTGCTCCTCTATATTCTACACTTCCCACTGCTGCTACTAGGTTTATCTAATTTCTAGATTTGTTTTAGTTCATTTTCGTTTGGGCATTTTCACAAACAGGTTGTGCGTTTGTATTTCGCAGGGGTAAAAGTGTGGATAGTGTTGCAATTGAAGGTCGTAA
Encoded proteins:
- the LOC131661112 gene encoding NAD(P)H-quinone oxidoreductase subunit O, chloroplastic-like — protein: MAFCVNLCYYTSFPSLSHFSKTLGRKHGHCSFPLIRAAQAGEPGGSSQPQTKSDASTSSSQSSTPAPKALPKKPVYSMKKGQIVRVDKEKYLNSVNYLSVGHPPYYKGLDYIYQDRGEVLDMRIFETGEYALIAWVGIPTAPAWLPTYMLIKSEKLNYERL